Genomic DNA from Shewanella woodyi ATCC 51908:
AGAGACACCACAGAACAAGCTCAGCCACTGGTTCAACAAGCTGCATTATTGCCCCCAGCTATCGAAAAAGCACCGATTGAGGAGGCCATCGAGATCAGCGATGTTTGGCAACGGATACGTTTAGGACTAAGCCTTCCTGTTCCCGATCAAAAGCTGGTTAATCAATATCGCGATTGGTATATCAAACACCCACAGCACCTAGAGCGGGTATCACAAAGAGCCGAGCCCTTTCTTTATCTCATTGTTGAAGAGATAGAGAAACGGGATCTACCCATTGAGTTAGCCTTACTTCCAATTGTCGAGAGCGCCTTTGACCCCTTTGCATACTCCCATGGTGCAGCTTCGGGTTTATGGCAATTTACCGCCCCTATGGCCAAACATTTCGGACTAGAGATGAACTGGTGGTATGACGGACGCCGTGATGTGCCCGCTGCCACCATTGCAGCTTTGGATATGCTCGAATACCTCTATAAAAAAACACACGGTAATTGGCTCTACGCAACCGCTGCCTATAACACAGGAGAGGGCCGCGTTCTCAATGCCGTCAAGCGCAATAAAAGACAGGGTAAAGCCACTGACTTCTGGTCTTTGGACCTGCCAAGAGAGACGGAGCGTTATGTACCTCAAATGTTGGCTTTGGCAGAGGTCATAAAAAATGCAGATAAATATGGCATTAAACTTATGCCAATTAAAAACCAACCTCAGATCCAAGTTGTGGATATTGGTGGTCAGATAGATCTCGCATTAGCTGCAGGGATGGCCGGTATGACCACCTCTGAACTGCATAAGCTTAACCCTGGCTATAATCAATGGGCAACAGCCCCTGATGGACCACATAAGCTTGTGCTTCCAGTCGATAAAGCAAAAGAGTTTAACCTTGCATTGGCTGAAACAAATCCAGATGAGCGATTAAACTGGGAAAGGTATCAAATAAAATCCGGTGACAGTTTAGGCGTGATAGCGAAAAGATACCACACTACAGTCCCAGCTCTACGAGCGGTTAATGATATAAAGGGCAATACTATTGTTATAGGTAAGCATCTGCTGATCCCTGTAGCCGCTAAATCACCTGAGCAGTACGCTTATTCGGCAAACCAAAGGTTACTGGCTAAGCAAAAAGGAAAATCTGGCAATAAAGTTAGCTATACCGTCCAAGCAGGTGATTCATTTTGGAAAATAGCCAAGGCACATAAAGTGTCAGTATCTCAGCTGACAAGCTGGAACAATATGGCTCCAAAAGATGGATTGAGAATTGGTAAAAAACTGACTATCTGGACTGGTGGAAAACAGAAAACCTCCTCAATCACCCGCACTGTTAACTACACAGTAAGAAACGGTGATTCCTTAGCTCGTATTGCGACTAAGTTTAAGGTGAGTGTGAACGATCTTGTTCGTTGGAATGCACTAGAAAAAAGCAAATATATCCAGCCAGGTCAGAAACTCAAACTCTTTGTCGATATGAGTAAAGTTCGAGCCTAATACCTATTTTAGAACGAAAAAAAGCCAGTGGATGTCAATGACAAACACTGGCTTTTTTATGCCGATAACTTAATTCAAAATGTCGTTAAGTGACAAGCTAATATCGCCCATCGCCAACTCTTTTGACTCTATCGCCTGGCCCGCATAGATGGCCTTAATGGTATAGCCTTTCCCCTTTAGCTGACTCATCACGGTTTGGGGGATCTTAAATTTAACCGTCATCTCTTTCCCAGATGGGATCACGGTATCTCTAATGGCTTGAGTAAACATCATCTCATTCGACCATGCCCAAACTTTGTCTCCCATAGGATCTAGAAGTTGCAGATCTGCTGTCATCCCTGAGCGATATTGAATTGGCACACCATAAGGTTGATTATTAAGTATCTTAAGTGAAACCAATAAGCCATTATCGAGAGTAGCATCAAGTTCGCCAGTTAAGAGGCCTTTGGTCATCTTCCCCTCCGCGTGTTGTTTTTGTAACTTTGTAATATCCACGTCATCTTTTGCTAAAACAACAACCTTAACCTTTTGCTCTTTAGGCATATCAGCCTCCACAGGCTGAGTTTTAGCAACCGAATCCAGCTTATTATCAAGATTACTTTGAGAACAAGCGGTCAAACTAACAATAGCAAGGGATGCTAACAACATATGATTATTCATTAAAAGCCCCCTAACTTCTTCAAGATACTGTCTTTCACTTTATCTTTGACCTTATCGGTCTCCTGCTTCAACTTAGCATCAAACAAAGCTTCAGTGTCTAATGCAAATTTAGGCTCAGAGAATGTACCAGTGATAGCAAATGGTATCTCTATACCATGAAGCGCATCGCGATCGCCTCCTCCTTGCCCTTCAAGCGAGCCAACAACAGAGGTAGTTAGAGAGTAATCTAATGCCTCACTGACAATATTCGCGGTTCCAGCGCCTGCAAGTCGTATGAGGGGAGAAGCCATCAATAGATCAGGATTAGAGACGACGCCATTAACTACGTTGAATGAACCAGTTAAACTAGTAAAGTCGGTTTTTTGTTCCGCAGTCGCTGAACTGGAAAGATCGCCACTGAGTTTCGCCTTAGCATCGCGGATCATCTGAGGAATATTGACCCCATAAAGTGCACCATCAGCAATCTCAAACTTACCGTTCGCGGCTAAGTTTTTCTTTATATTATCAACAACTAAACTTCTCCCTTTACCTTTAACATTAAAGTTAGCGGTACCAGCTATAAGATCAATTTCAGCAGCATCTTTCATTAAATCAAGAATTTGCACGCCTTTCACAGATTTATCGAAGCTATAGCTAGCTATTTTTTGACGTCCATCGAGCTGTGCACTTGCTGATAACTTACCTTGATAAAGGTCGGCAGTTAACTGGCTCATGTTCAAAACACCATTGTTTAGCTTAGTCTTCATCACCCAGTTACTCGTCAGCATATTGGCCGCTTTTATCGACTTTACCGTCATAGCGAGATCAAAGTTGACTAACTTAAGCGCAGAGAGATCAGGCTCCTTATTTGAGCTAGCTTGCGGTGAGTTCGATTTCTCTTCAGTCGCTTTATCAGCTGGCATAAAAGTGTCTAAATTGATATCACCAAGATCCAATTGACCATGTATATTAGGCACTTTACTACCATAAGCGACTTTCACCTCACCAGAGCCTTTAATATCTGCCACTGCAAGTTCATCTAGGCTCACTTCAAGTAATTTCTTATCCAAGAGTAGTTGGATCTGTGCAAGTAACTGAGTATCTAGTTTTTGATTAGGGATCCCCTCGCCTATAACTGAGCTCTCAATTTTCAGATCTTTTAATTCAACAGCCTGCATCGACGGAGCAATCTTAATCATTCCCTCACCTTGGCTGGTCAAAGTCATATCAGGTAGTTCAGCTGTTAACTCATAGGCAAGTGGCGCAAATTTACCTAAACTAAATTCACCTAATGTTAGTTTATCCATGGTGAAAACTTGCTCAGTTCCCGCAATCGCATCAGTCATTGTGATTGTCGTGTTGGTAATTGCAATACCACCAATATCCAAGCTAGCAAGTTGAGCTCCACCAGCTTTTGTATCTGTGTCTGCCGCTTTAGTTTGGGAGGCACCACCATCTAAGCCGTCAAAACTCGTTTGTCCATCTTTGCGAGTCTCTAGATTGACCGTTAGGCCATCAAGATTTAATTGGGCAATCTCAACCTCTTTACTAAATAGTGGCATTAACGCGACTTCAGCCACCACATTATTCACTTTCAACATCGAGGCAGCATCAAAGCCAGTTGGGTTTGAAAGTGATATCTGAGATAACTCAATCCCTATAGAGGGGAAAAAAGTCCAACTAAGATCATTTTCAATAACCAGATCACGCCCAGTCTTCTCTTTTACAGCGTCGACCAATTCAGGTTTAAAATCGTTTGGATCGAAAATAAGCGTTAGATACGCAATAAGAGAGGTAAAAAGGAGCAAAAACACGATAAAAAACCATTTCAAAATTTTCATAACAGGTTCCGTCTGAATTAATTACTTGATTAAAGTATGACTGATAGATCGAGCTTCTCATCCGAAATAGCCACACCATTATCATCTGAATATACCATCATACCTGGCACAATTATAATGTTTGAGACATTAAGTTCGGGGTTTATCTCTCCAACATCCAGTTTCTCAGTCTTAATAGGGTTAGCTCCCAAGGCTTTGATACCAATATCTAATTGACTCAAAACACCCACATCTCTCACACACCCGTTAATGATAATCCCCTCCCAGCCATTTTCAACAGCATTCATGGCAATCATGTCACCAAGTAAAGCTCTATTAAGTGAAGCACCACCATCAACAAATAGCACTTTCCCCTTACCATCCGTACTTAGGATCTGCTTTACTTTCGAGTTGTCTTCAAAACATTTGACTGTGGCAATCTCCCCCCAGAATATTTTCCTCTCCCCATACTGTTTAAAGTTAATAGATAATAATGAAAGTTCATTTGGATAATTATCATAAAGATCGGGTAAAAGGTCGTACATATTAATCTCCTAAATCCATTTAACAAACTTGCTCTTCACTCCATCATACAACAAAAAGAAAGATCTTCTTGGTTGACATGCTTTAATACAAATTTATTTACCAATAACAATATGAACCTCTTTAAGTAGCTTGCTTAAAAGTCTATAATCATACATTGGTCGATTCAGGCCTTTGAACAAACCGTAACATCTCATTAAAAAGTGATTAATAATGAATAACAATTTTGATTTACAAAGTGCAATAGCAGCATTAGATGAGTATGGATATGACAAGAAGCAGTCCAGTGATCTAACTCAAGCTCGTAATAAACAACAGATGAGCAAATATATTGAGTCGCTAGATTATAACCTTCGACGTTTATTAATATTACAAGAAACCGTTAATGAACTTGTTGCTAAGAAGAAGCACTTAATTGCACAACAAGAGAATATTCAAACTTACAAAACTAAAGTTATTAACTTATCTAGACAGTTTAATATCTCTTATGATGAAGTCTTACAAATAATGCAAGAGCAAACAAACCAAGTACGCTAAATTTTTGAGTCTTCACTTAGTGTTCACATCATTTAAAATCTCAATTTAGACTTTAAAGTTTGAAACTAACCCATTCAATTCGGAAGAACCTTGCAATATCTGCTCGCTGGTTTGCCCAATTTGAACACTCTTGTGTTGATTGTCTAATGAAATATCATTGATACGTGTAACATTCATGTTGAGCTCTGCAATCACTGAGCTTTGCTCTTCAGTTGCGGTAGCTATCTGCACATTCATATCTGATATTTGTCCAATAGAGGCTTTAATCATCTCCAGTGCGTCAACAACCTGCTTAGTCTCATCAACCGTTTGACTTGAACAGTTTTTAGCCCTGTCCACAGAATCATTAACACAGATAATGGCCTCACGTATCGCATCAATAATGCCATTAATCTCTTGAGTTGATTCCTGTGTCTTACTGGCTAAACTTCTAACTTCATCGGCAACAACAGCAAAACCACGCCCAGCCTCACCAGCTCTTGCAGCCTCAATCGCCGCATTTAGTGCAAGTAGGTTAGTCTGCTCTGCTATCCCAACTATGACATCAAGGATTTGACCTATTTTTCCTGAGCTGACTCTCAGCCCTTCAGCACCACTGGAGGTCACCTCTAACTCTTTGGACAACTCGTTTATTTTATTTACTGCACTATCGACCACCATAGTAGTCTTATTGGCTTCCGCGTCGGCGCCCGATGCACTTTCAGCCGCATTTTTTGCATTCAACGCTACCTCTGTCGCAACCATTGACATCTCATTGATTGCTGTCGCAACACTTTCAGTTTCTGTCTGCATATTTGCCGTCACCGTATTGGCTTCGCTAGATATGGTAGAAAGTCCAGAAGCTAACTGCTGACTATGGGTCACGGAGCTCAAAACAGACTCAACAACAGCCTGTATCTTAATCACGAACACATTAAAGTTTGTTGCTACCTCTTTAAGCTCATCATTACCTGACTCCTCTAACCTTAAGGTCAAATCCCCCTCGCCCTTAGAGATATTTTCCAGCGCTAAAATCGTCTGTCTTAAAGGTTTGGAGATACTTTGGGAGATAATCAGTAGAATTAAGATAACTGGTAACCAAACCAAGGCTCCAATTAACAGATATTGCCAGGCAAAAATGGCTTGCTGTGCTTTTATATCATCAACATATATTCCAGTCCCAACAATCCAGCCCCAAGGTTTGAATCTTTTGACAACGCTCATTTTCGGACTTGGCTCGGTGGCATCGGGACGATTCCACATATACTCAACTCGGGTAGACTCACTCTGCTCAGTCCCCGTGACCATTAACTGAAAGAGTTGAACTCCATTGGGATCTTTCATACCCAGCACATTTGTTCCCACAAGCTTTTTAGCAAATGCATGCTGAACCATGATCCCTTGAGTATCTATTGTCCAGTAATACTCTTTACCCGCATAGCGCAATGCATCTAAAGCGATGATTGCCGCCTCCTTCGCTTCACTTTCCGTCATAAGACCATTTTGAGCACTTTGATAATACCTCTCAACGACCTTTACGCCCACATCCGCCAATGAACTTAACTTGCCCTCTTTCTCTTTAAACAACAAGTTATCGATATTATTCAACGCAAATAGAAACATTAACAAGGTCGCTACGATAGACAAGACTAGCATCAATAAAAGACGCTTAGATATTTTTATCTTTCTAAACAGTTGATTAATCGAATCCATAGTTCAACCTTCAGCTCTGATTGCTTGTTAATAACCCTACATTAATGATGGGCAAAATTCGCTATTTGTCAAAACAACTTACTGTTTAAATTAGCCTACAATAGTCATTTTTACTGAACAGAGAAACTTCACTTCCAATAAGCACGATTTCTTAAAATATCCTCAAGCCAGCAAAAAGAGCTAATGATTAAAATAAGAGTTTCAAATCTCAATTAGCTTGAGGTAAAACTACCTAGTTTATTTTTTAATCGCAAACAAAATACTGAAAATTGTTTAGGGAGTGGCGACCTTATCAAAAGCAGTAAGCTAGTCAGAACAATATAGATCCCAGGCTCTATCACTTCAGATTTTACAGACCAGTAAAAATGAATTGGAACAAGCATTGCCAAAAGGTATACAAGGTTATGTAACTGCTGCCAACGTTTTCCCATCTTCCGTCTCAAAGCTTTAAACGAAGTAATAGATAATAAAAACAAAATAATATATGAAATTGCCCCGACTAATATATATGGCCTTTTTACTACCTCTTCAAATAGTAATGACCATGCAAATAATAGATCTAAACTAATAAATGCAAAAATGTGCAAATTTGCATAAGCAAATACATAAAGTCCAATGACTCGACGAGTCTGGATCAAGACACCTTGCTTAAACTTTCGTGCTATTGGTGAGATACATAAAAGTATAACTAAAGTATTTAACGCTCCTATGCCTGTATAGTGGATGATATATTGAACAGGATCACCACCCGCTTTATCCGTGAGAATTAATAGGATTAAATAAGCGACAGGTAAAATGGCCAATAGGTGAATAGCCAGCTTTAACCAAAATAGATGCTTCATTGTTAAGCGCATTTATCACTCCAAAACGAGGAGAAGCTTGCTTTGAGCGACAAAGCAAGCTAAGTGAGTATTAATAGTTTCTTCTTAAATCTAAATCTCGATAAAGATCTGCGACCTGTTCTTGATAACCATTAAATGGACGAGTTTTAATTCGTGTTGCAGAGAATAAACCTCCTTCACCAATTCGTCTTTCAGTTGCTTGAGACCAACGCGGATGATCAACATCGGGATTAACATTGGCATAAAAACCATACTCTTGTGGAGCAAGTTGATTCCAACTTGTTGGTGGACGCTTATCCATGACTCGGATCCGAACTAAAGATTTAATGCTTTTAAAGCCATATTTCCAAGGAACCACTAATCTAATGGGCGCCCCATTTTGAGGTGGTAAGCTTTTTCCATATAAACCGACTGCTAAGAAAGATAGATCATTCATCGCTTCAGCTAAGGTTAAACCTTCAACATAGGGATAATGGATCCCCCCTCCCATTAAAC
This window encodes:
- a CDS encoding methyl-accepting chemotaxis protein — protein: MDSINQLFRKIKISKRLLLMLVLSIVATLLMFLFALNNIDNLLFKEKEGKLSSLADVGVKVVERYYQSAQNGLMTESEAKEAAIIALDALRYAGKEYYWTIDTQGIMVQHAFAKKLVGTNVLGMKDPNGVQLFQLMVTGTEQSESTRVEYMWNRPDATEPSPKMSVVKRFKPWGWIVGTGIYVDDIKAQQAIFAWQYLLIGALVWLPVILILLIISQSISKPLRQTILALENISKGEGDLTLRLEESGNDELKEVATNFNVFVIKIQAVVESVLSSVTHSQQLASGLSTISSEANTVTANMQTETESVATAINEMSMVATEVALNAKNAAESASGADAEANKTTMVVDSAVNKINELSKELEVTSSGAEGLRVSSGKIGQILDVIVGIAEQTNLLALNAAIEAARAGEAGRGFAVVADEVRSLASKTQESTQEINGIIDAIREAIICVNDSVDRAKNCSSQTVDETKQVVDALEMIKASIGQISDMNVQIATATEEQSSVIAELNMNVTRINDISLDNQHKSVQIGQTSEQILQGSSELNGLVSNFKV
- a CDS encoding LysM peptidoglycan-binding domain-containing protein — translated: MRIQVFVIAGGIALLSGCQSFNQTTRDTTEQAQPLVQQAALLPPAIEKAPIEEAIEISDVWQRIRLGLSLPVPDQKLVNQYRDWYIKHPQHLERVSQRAEPFLYLIVEEIEKRDLPIELALLPIVESAFDPFAYSHGAASGLWQFTAPMAKHFGLEMNWWYDGRRDVPAATIAALDMLEYLYKKTHGNWLYATAAYNTGEGRVLNAVKRNKRQGKATDFWSLDLPRETERYVPQMLALAEVIKNADKYGIKLMPIKNQPQIQVVDIGGQIDLALAAGMAGMTTSELHKLNPGYNQWATAPDGPHKLVLPVDKAKEFNLALAETNPDERLNWERYQIKSGDSLGVIAKRYHTTVPALRAVNDIKGNTIVIGKHLLIPVAAKSPEQYAYSANQRLLAKQKGKSGNKVSYTVQAGDSFWKIAKAHKVSVSQLTSWNNMAPKDGLRIGKKLTIWTGGKQKTSSITRTVNYTVRNGDSLARIATKFKVSVNDLVRWNALEKSKYIQPGQKLKLFVDMSKVRA
- a CDS encoding putative 4-hydroxy-4-methyl-2-oxoglutarate aldolase, which encodes MYDLLPDLYDNYPNELSLLSINFKQYGERKIFWGEIATVKCFEDNSKVKQILSTDGKGKVLFVDGGASLNRALLGDMIAMNAVENGWEGIIINGCVRDVGVLSQLDIGIKALGANPIKTEKLDVGEINPELNVSNIIIVPGMMVYSDDNGVAISDEKLDLSVIL
- the msrQ gene encoding protein-methionine-sulfoxide reductase heme-binding subunit MsrQ, with the protein product MRLTMKHLFWLKLAIHLLAILPVAYLILLILTDKAGGDPVQYIIHYTGIGALNTLVILLCISPIARKFKQGVLIQTRRVIGLYVFAYANLHIFAFISLDLLFAWSLLFEEVVKRPYILVGAISYIILFLLSITSFKALRRKMGKRWQQLHNLVYLLAMLVPIHFYWSVKSEVIEPGIYIVLTSLLLLIRSPLPKQFSVFCLRLKNKLGSFTSS
- a CDS encoding AsmA family protein, with product MKILKWFFIVFLLLFTSLIAYLTLIFDPNDFKPELVDAVKEKTGRDLVIENDLSWTFFPSIGIELSQISLSNPTGFDAASMLKVNNVVAEVALMPLFSKEVEIAQLNLDGLTVNLETRKDGQTSFDGLDGGASQTKAADTDTKAGGAQLASLDIGGIAITNTTITMTDAIAGTEQVFTMDKLTLGEFSLGKFAPLAYELTAELPDMTLTSQGEGMIKIAPSMQAVELKDLKIESSVIGEGIPNQKLDTQLLAQIQLLLDKKLLEVSLDELAVADIKGSGEVKVAYGSKVPNIHGQLDLGDINLDTFMPADKATEEKSNSPQASSNKEPDLSALKLVNFDLAMTVKSIKAANMLTSNWVMKTKLNNGVLNMSQLTADLYQGKLSASAQLDGRQKIASYSFDKSVKGVQILDLMKDAAEIDLIAGTANFNVKGKGRSLVVDNIKKNLAANGKFEIADGALYGVNIPQMIRDAKAKLSGDLSSSATAEQKTDFTSLTGSFNVVNGVVSNPDLLMASPLIRLAGAGTANIVSEALDYSLTTSVVGSLEGQGGGDRDALHGIEIPFAITGTFSEPKFALDTEALFDAKLKQETDKVKDKVKDSILKKLGGF
- a CDS encoding BsuPI-related putative proteinase inhibitor; the protein is MNNHMLLASLAIVSLTACSQSNLDNKLDSVAKTQPVEADMPKEQKVKVVVLAKDDVDITKLQKQHAEGKMTKGLLTGELDATLDNGLLVSLKILNNQPYGVPIQYRSGMTADLQLLDPMGDKVWAWSNEMMFTQAIRDTVIPSGKEMTVKFKIPQTVMSQLKGKGYTIKAIYAGQAIESKELAMGDISLSLNDILN